TTTTTTAAATGTAAATTAATAAATTTACAAATTTTCCATAAAACAAACAATCAAAATATGCAAACcatcttaaatatatatatatatatatatatatatataagaaattCTTTAGAGGCTTTTGAATTTGTTTTCCATTATATTAAAAAGTagttataatatgattatgaagTTTATAAAGACCACAATAGTAATTTTTTTAATGATATTGATAATAATTAAAAATTCCTAAATTCATGCATAATTATAAAGTAAAACATTACCAAATAAAGATCCTTCGAGTATTGAGTACTTTCCTAAATACTAAACAGCGCACCATACTTGACAACTAATACCGATCATGCAATAATCACCTACCCCACCTAAATACGCATCCATTGTATTAAATGAATTCCAACCAGAAACTAGCTAACCGTTGTGATTTTATAACAATTAATTAAAAATTTGCCCATTTGATTGACTTCCGTATGGGACAATACATTTAGTTAGGGTGTAAAAGAATCATCATCAAACATAAATAGGCAGAACATTTCATATGGGTCAAAGCAACGTGATATATTGTTTGCTTCTCCAAATGCATTCTTTAAAAGGCCTGGTATTGTATATATAGATATTTATAAATGGAAGGAGACGAAGAACACATAGTAAATTGGCTTGTATATGGAGTGATCTTATGGTCAAGTTTATTTTTATTGACGAGAAAGATATTTCATAAGCGTTCTTTTGATTTCTGCAACCGCATAGTTTCCACACTTCATGCTTGTTTAGCTGTAACTCTGTCGGTTCTCTCTGTTCAAGATTGGAGATGCCCTGTTTGCCCTTTAGCTTCTCAGCCTACTCCTCTCCAGGTAACTCCTTTCTTGCGTTTATGCGTcacaaactgattttgactaAGATCTCGTAAACTTCAAGGTCGGCCCTTGGCATGTGTATGTGTATGTTTTTCTAGAGTGCGGGTTTATGTTGCCTGCTTGTAGTAACCTATATGTTATGGAAAAATTTAATGTTGTTTGGTTAATCTTAGCTTTTGGTTAAAGACAGACAGATATAGAAAGAAAGGATTTGTAAAGTGTGTAAATGGGAAATGCAGGCGCAAACATTGGCGATTAGCGTGGCATATCTGATATATGATCTAATATGTTGCTTATTCGACAACCAAATTAAACTCGATAACTCCGTCCACCATTTAGTCAGCATTGTCGGATTGGGAGGAGGCCTTGCCTACAAAATGGTAACTTAGATTATTTTTTCTACTGACCATTCTCAAGTAGCATGATATGTTTGGTTGGTTTGATTTGGTTACACTTTTACCTTGTTATAATCTGGACTTTGATAGTTGGTTCAAAATAGATTGTAGTAATATGATGCTGTAACAATTTTGGCATTGATTAGTGTGGATCAGAGATGGTTGTAGCAATAGCATTAACAGAGATGTCCAGTCCATTTCTTCACATGAGAGAGCTTCTCAAAGAGCTGGGTCACAAGGACTCTGACCTTAATTTAGCTGCTGATGTTAGACTTTTCTCACCCTTTTCTATCTTATTATATATAATTCAATTCAATTGAATTATTTTCTCTAAATTACTcataattataatttaataacAGATTTTATTTGCGGTGATATTCTCACTGGCAAGAATGGGCGGGGGACCATACCTCACTTACGTCACTTTGACTGCCGACATACCAATTCTTTTGAAGGTTCCATATTGCTTCCAGTTCTATTTCTATTAAGGTATGATTTTGTATCAAGTGTTAATAAGTTTACTGTCTGCTTGTTTCATGTTTGTATAGACAATGGCTTTGGGGCTGCAGCTGGTTAGTGCTTTCTGGTTCTACAAGATTGCTAGAATGGTCAACTACAAACTTACTAAGAGGACATCTAAACAAGTGCCTTTGAAGTAAAACTCTCCTCCACGCCATAGCTTTATCAAACAATTGTTTGTTTTAGAAGCTAGTTATTGGTTTATTGTGGCATACACCATTTATTCTTGCATCTCAAAATGAATTTTATAGATTGAGTCGCTTGATTTATAAGAATTATATGGCCATTTCTATAATTGTCAAAATTACTTCTAAATTGTAGGATTTAACCATGTCAGCATTAGTAATTAGAGGTGGAAAGATCAATCTCAGTGAAACCGCGAGTGTGTGGGCATTTAAATGTCCGCAAGACTGCAATTGATCATTACCCCTACATAGAGATGAACTACTAATTTTTAGTAACTTGAAGAACTTGCTTGTTTACAACTTGACAGTTGACAAGTTAACTCGATACAAAGGGAGCTTCTTCTTGTTGAAAACAGAAATATTTATAGAAATGATGATGCAGTACTAATTAATCAGATACCTTCATATACTTGATTCCTCTACATCATCTGTGCCTTTTTCATTTGAAGAAGAGTTGTTTTCTTGAACTGGGTTGATTGGATCATCCTCAAACTCTTCTTTGTACATTTCTTCAATCATTGGTTTCCATAGCCGAACTCGGGCATTTATAAACCAATTTGAAATCTTGAAAATGTTTGTaataataaaatcaaatcaaaTAAATGCCAAAGTAGGTAAAAGAAACATATAAACAAGAAAAAAAAGGCTGAAACTTGTAAAATAAAGAAATTACTTGGTTCTTAGACAAGCCTGTATGTGATGCCAATACAAGCTTTTCAGAGTCATTTGGATATCTTCAAGAAGGAAAAATTATAGGATAAGTCATATTAGTTggttaataaaatattaacatcagTAGAAACAACTTACGGATGGAGGAAATGTTCGAAAAGCCACGACCGCAGGATTGTAACTGAATTTTCAGGCAATCCTCTTATCGGCCTCCAAGTTTGGCGCCTGCTCTGAATCATTCCAAGCTGTTGCAGCGATACACGATTTTCTTGATCATTCAAGCTAAGTTGTGACAACCCCATGTTGAGTTTTGGCATATGTTTTCTTCTTATAACACAGATTTGATAAATGATGGCATCTTTTAAGCTGCAAAAATGTCTTGACATTGCTTGAAGTGCAAGAGCAGTGTAAGACTCGCCTGAACCTAAACCAGCTATAACCTCAAATGAAGAAACCACCTCTTCCATATGATGATAATATTGCTCAAATGTACTCTCAACCTGTAAAATACCACAAGAAAAAGCACCTAGTAAAGAAACAACTTAAATGGCAGAATCATTAAACGCACAAACTTATGTTTAAAGAATTTTTCGATATCCTACTGATAAGACTCATTCCCTGCCCCCAGGACCAAAGTTATGAGTTTGAATCATCACTTCCCTCAATTAAAATACTATATCATATTTTCAAAAAAGGTAATTCTCTTGGTGCTTCAACACACACCTCCTTTAACAAAGAAATGAGTTTTGATAGTTTAGCTTCAAGTTGTGGTTTCTGCGAGGACAACACATTGTTGAGCAAGTCTGATCTTAGTTCAGAAGAAACCCCCAAGGACCCTTTTTTGTCAGTGGGAGATAATTTTTTGATATATTCCTCATTGCTCACTTGGACTAATTTTCCACCAACACTAATAGCTTCTTCAAGAAGGGACTGAGTCGGTTTCAGATATTTTGATTCCCCTACAGCAATCATATAAGACTCTGTTCCATAGAAGTTGGAAGATATTTGATGATGTGATGGTAAGGAGGAAGCAAAAGAACTATCCGAGATCGAATAGACATTGCTGCCATGATCCATCGCAGGGTTACAGGAGTAAGTAGGACTCATGATATCTGAAGTTGAAGGTCTTTGCCTGTATTGAGCTGGAGGAAGTAGCATTAAAGAGCCCAAAGATAGCGATAATTTCTGCGTATGAGCACTGCTTTCATTTGGTGTTTGATCAAAGAGATTTGGCAACTGTCTGGTATAGTTTATTTCAGATTCATTGGCCAGTGGAGGAACTTGAAGAAGGTCTACTGATCTAGACATTCTTTTACCAAGAGTCTGAATGTTAGGCAAAGGCCTCATAGAGTGATGATATGCATTGCCTATTAAATCAGCTCCAAAAGCATCCAAATGTTGGTTTTCAGTCTGTGTTTGATTAGAAATGGAGTCTGGATTAAGAAACTGGTGAAGAGTGTTTGAGGTTGGGGGTGAATCTTGGCGATCCATCAGTGTAGTACAAGAAGAGAATGTTGTTGATAAATACTCCTATATCTTTAGAAAACTATGAACTGATAGTAAAGATGTTATGTGACTTGGTGACTTTTAAAAGAGGTGGAGGTCAATCAAAAAAATGGAATTCTGTAAAGCAACCAGTGGATTATGGACATAAAAGAGATTTTCTAGTCCATGAGCAAATAAAGACAAGTAACTATCAAGACTTTGAGTTCCCATTTTCATGTAAAATAAGGGTCTACGTACGAGTGCATGCACTTATCCCTCCACCTGATATTAGTTCGTTTTAATTACAAAACTTCCATtaattctctctttctctttgTATATGCAATCCAAATCCCTTATTCATAATTATTTCAACATGTTTTACCGCTCTTATTATTGGTGGAGTAACACTTCTTCTATTACCCAAATACACCTCTTATGAATATATCTTACGGCCCTTATTATCGGAAAATTATGATTATATCTTGCCGTACCTATTATCAACTCGACAATGATAATTATGTTGCAACAACTATCCAAGGACCTGGAACCCTATATATGTCTGCATATGCAGACACAAATGGACTGTAGATACATTGCTCAAGCCTGAAGGTCGACCTATCAAGCAGCCTAGGTACATGTATGAGAGCAGCTGAGCGCTGTAAACCTAGAGACATAGACCCCTTGCAAAAGTTACAAATCAAAGGGAAAAAAAATGTAAAATGACAAAGAGATGGTCCCATCTTCCCTGAATACAAAAAAACAACCAAAAGCATTAAGCCACCAGCTTTAATGCCTATTCCTTGCATATCTTCGGGACACTAAAAAAAGTAGTTTCAGCTGCCCAGcctctctctttctctctgtATCTATGTAATAGTACTATAGAAAGAACCCAAATTAGATTGTTCAGCTGATTGAGATTGTGTCATCtgaaaaaagaaataaaatataGAAGTTGGGCTGTCTTTTGCACACTCCCGGTTTTAAGATTGTCTGCTGCTTGTGAATCTGTATATAATTTGTACATGTTACCTATTGAAAATATTGAAAGAACATCCTACTAGCTTTCTCTAATATATCAGTCATTAGATAAAAATATCCTGTTTACATTTCACTAATATCACATCATGGAACTCCTGCTTACATTTAGATTGCTGGTGAGAGATTTAACTGGCTTTAGTTTTCTTGACATTGAAAGATGGGATTTGGTTGCATCAATAGATTTTTGTATCAAGTTTAATTAATTTCTTGGTTGGTCTGTTCTGAGTTCTTTTATTCAGTACTGAAATAATGATTACTCTGGTTTGTAGTTTTATTCAAGAACCACCACCTTATGATTAAAGTTGCTGCACAAACTGGCAACTGGAAATCTGTATCATATCTATGTCTCTGTCTTCACCCCGTACACTGTTCAAATAATAAACCAACGCAACCATAAAGAAAAACCCTGTAGCTAGAGAAGTTTACGGATACATTTTAGGCATGTAATCAAGTGGAGTGAAGTTGATCCCAGTTCCAACTCCATATAATGGTCCAAAAGGACTTGTTTAGAGAAACAAGCAACTTGATTGTTTTCTTTACTTCTTAGAGCAAATCCAGAGTGACCTTGCCTTGGAGCATCTCAATGGGTTGTCAAACTAAACTAATTGTCAATTTTGTCAAATTATCATATAtcttaatattttattttcactcaATTTTATATCAACTTGACAACATTCTAATCTAATAGTTAGCAAACTTTAATTGTTGACTATGTGATCCCTTAAATTAAATTGTAAATGACTCATAAACTAAAAAAGACATTATTGATATGAAATTTTTGCATTTGTATATGTATTTTAACCATTTTAGGAAGTTGCCAAGTTTTGACAATCTTGAGAGGCAACCTCTTGGCAACCATACAACTCTAATAGGTTGGCAACCAAGGGTGTCATGCCACATAAGATTTGACAACCTCTTGGCAACCTCTATTGGAGATGCTCTCAAAGTCCAACAATATCGTACTACAtgccttataaatataataaaatataatctACTAGTaatttaagacatgatttttgtATATTAACTCCAACAATATGTCTTATAATGGTGCATTATTATTAgtataatattatatttgaatTACAATTGGAGGGAAAGAAAAGATGAGAGAGAAGAGATGTGTTAAAAAAGAgggaaaataattttttattgataCTAATTAAATAAGTCTTAAAAATGAGGCATTTGATAAATGTCTTGGTGTTTTAAGGCACCACTAGGACATTGTTGGAGCACTCATTTATacaaaattcctcaaattctaaTTTAGGACATGAGTTTAGGGTACTCGACTTGctctaaaaatattataaaatatgaTGTCCTAGTAATTTAGGACAATATTCTCATGTATGCACTCCAACAAGAATGCCTTATAGTTGTGACTtatcattataataatattatatttgaattatattttGAGGGAATGGAAAATATGAGAGAGAAGATATGTGTAAAAAAAGAGGGAAtaattttttattgaaaaaattGAAATAAGGCCTAGTAGAGCCTTAAAAATGAGGCATGTGATGGATGTCCTAGTATTTTAAGGTACCATTAGGATATTGTTGAAGCATCtaattaatcaaaatatctcAAATTATAGTTTAGGATAAAAATTTAAGGCACTGTTGGACTTACGAGGCCTTTATATTTTTGTAGACAATGCAGAGGACTTGTTATGTTTTTCATGATCGAGTAACATATGTGATATGTTTAAACCACCCCCAGGGTCTAAGGTCTTTATCACCCCAAGTTCTTATATTTGATTCTTAGATTTAATTTTTAAGTGAACACTTGGATTTAAGTCATGGGTCATGGCAAGTAGGATGATCCTTagatttaattttaaattttaagtGGAGGCTCGAATTTAAAGGGTCATGGCTAATGTTTTAAAAATCAGCCGATGAATCGGAATTCAGGCAGTTCTTGTTTTGATTAATCGGAATCGGGTTAAActatattttttttaaagatCGGTCAAAAGCCGATCGATTCAGTTAAATTGGTCAGTTCGGGTTAAAAATCGGTCAATTCGATCAAAATGtgaaaattaataataaataattttttttaaagaaaaattgaaattcaaaataatagttaatatttaataataatatattaactTATATTGACTATCacatgtgtaacacccccaaatccggggtcagaggatttggtcgtcactatgaaacctcaatccaaatcaacctgattaatcaataattaaatgccagcggaagatatttatcataaatgaccccaaactaatcaaagatcttttaaggttacagttctagaaataagaattccaaattccataaaaaaatcactttcttttaaaactcttttcaataaattccaaactcaaagctaaacccactagtataactttgaaatgaagtatactaggcccaactataaaataacacaattataatataatataatataaacaactttatacaataaaacttacactagttcgtaaaccctggaccatccaccttccaagagcttcttctttgcttcctcgaattacgcagctaattagcgcaagctaatcctcactggaggttaaatttgaaaacaggcaagtatgagcgaaagaaatgctcagcaagattaTTATAacgaatatagggtcgttttgatataaaaccgacatctgcatcagagcagaacatttaaaatcataattgctgaatcataaaactctttttgatattttcaagcgaaaggcttcagcaatactttgaatcttgacgagaataaaactcgtaaaacagtgtttacggaaatatcgtaaacaacaataacgtgaaacagtgattatggattgaatcataaactttactcaaaaccgaactcttgaaattaatacttattttgctgtaatatcaaattagatatcaatacgacctttgatgctcacaacctacccgcgctaaaatagGAAAGTCAACATCactcatctatactaataccacctttgatatttaacaacaacgtaagtatcagcataaatcagaatctgaatcaaaaccgtaATTCACTcttattccaaaacagaaacaatagataaatcatttattctatgaatatcaaaaacgataTTATAATTTAGATTAAGATCATCCttcgacggacgtactatcacatgctgatcatcccgtgtgatagcacaaggtcatgattcatagaaacgtgaccccaaaaacacgagtactcaaacaaaaggcaatatacctgcctgtggcaaaaatggtgtcataatattccatatgacacttagaaatagccctccgctggaccgtccgtcccggtcacttacgcaattatgatccaatcttaaaaccttttattgaaatggggtcataataatcgacacccaaactaattttatttcccccaattattgggtaggaatattcacaactaaatcacttttctcaaaatccaaaacatttataaatccgataattggataagtaaaatcacttgactattctgaacatagaatatcagatgagtatttgcttaaacagaattatttaattcagtgatatgtaaaacatttatcgattctaagctgagaatagggaaagcaatcCTTGCATCacaagatttaaaataaatatcacttgaataataagtgatgatagggatactttcctttgggttttagcagttagtcacactcgcaaagacgcatctattctgatatttcgtctcaaaatatcaccgtccttcctttcaacacttcaccgatatgctgctcctgcgattgctagaagccagatatccaatgtCATTCCGTCTTACTCTTTATCCATCGacttgtcccgatcaactcgacagatccgcatctataattaaaatataaaactttaatcgtctaatcgataatcactcgacgaattacgcgttaaaaccctatcgtctacccatacgatagcccacacataaatataacagacaaacacatgactcttgatccacatacacacataattcacataacacgtaaacacataactcacgtatcacataattcatatcacatatgactcggttcactAAAAGGTTTGACTCGGTacatttaaaactgaaatcgggtcaaaaatataatttatcgattaaaaatcgactcagaatgattcgtaaaacaagcgacctttggaaacaaaatgatttgggtctcgaaagtatttttattgaaatcggaatatttttctgagtctagaggcgttcgtttcatattaaacggacgaacagtcgatttattatgaatttttgaacatttttcggaattaaaacggtctccgactcatttaataattaaataatatggctcgaacacccgaaataattttataagaattatcgagcctggaaaataatttaaaataatattttaaagctcgaaactattttcggaatttttaaaccaaaaatgaataattaaatccaattaaataatcaattaaaattatttaataattaattaaatcaattaatcaattaatatttaaattaattgactaattaaataattaattatcaattaaaattaattatttaaataatttagatttaatttcgaattaaaaataatttttagaattaaaaataatgaattttgggaatttaaaatatttaaaaatattttctaaaaataattataaaaagaaaatacattttctgaaaattataaaacAGAAATCTGATTTTTGTAAGTTTTTAAAATTGCAGGGGTTTAAATGTAAATATGAGAAAAGAACGATGGCTAAACTGCTAGTTAGCCATCGTCTTCCTCCCTTCTTCGCCGGCGACGGTCGGGGAAACCATTAACGGCAACCCCCGCTGTACGAAGTTTTTCCGACGACCGAATTATAACctagatgtaacacccccagatccggggtcggggatccgggttgtcacggtctttctttccacaatatcacttcacttaattaataataattaacctcatgctgtgaccccacactaacacacaccacaacccgttatagtctcagagatgaaattgaaataagtacaagtctttgaatccacaatttaaaattattacaacccaaaatgattacttgataatttacagttaattgccattatctgccacaagttataattatacataatttgattctcaaaagtagatggtctgaactacaatggatctacctctgcagctatagcagctacaacatcatcgggaagacgcgggacgcttcccacgcgcttgcgctgggtctgctggagtctggccatctctcctaactgttgttgtgtgatgaagaaataaagcaagagtgagccttacagctcgcaagataatatgtagtgataacaataatacaagtatctaaatggatacttactagaatctttatcgtgtgtaagataattacttactagatataagtaaaaacaaggaatgaagttaccaatacttccccacacttatatcatttataaagctacttgaactatcaccgttcaaagtataataaaattcacggggtcatcccatagatgagaccacaagtaaaacttaaaaatatttgatctttgaaatattttgaaaagaaatgaagttacgagatacttcattcaatggatacaccaataaaaatgtttgaccctgtcaatgcttcggcaaccacccattagtagcctttcaatcgaaatgctacgggtagtgttgcagaattatccaaatggatgatgaactcattacgggagtttaccgcgccaggaagaccacttacgatgatcagtcgtagtagtacaaccccaccattttctacatgtagaggagaacctgtcggatttacttgtcaaccgaacactgaactcctaaggaatggaccgccttagcggaacttccaggccatttgggccaatataataaggctgggccggcgctactcgaccacttacgccactcctagttcagatgaaatccatgactctgaaacgtaaagctcgtttccccctttccccaagtagaaacttgttgatacggctccaacaagaagtcgtatctagttggaaaggaaaactcatcgatatttcccaggcgatgcctgttaatggattaacttgttccaagaattttacttcccgaatattgggtaagtaatcaaaaactcttttaccaagacagcaaccttgttgcgaatataaaacacaccaccgagctggatcccccatgttttgagcgagtatttaaatcccctttttaaaaggaagatcttaaatataaaaatagttttgggatccgctctaacttttgaaaatcattttaaagactcgaaaacactttaaagagtgtttggagtaaaactgatttaatgaagtaaatcagtccccagaatatttagaaaatgactgaatgttaatatttaaataatattcccataaagaataatctttataaaaataattgaagtagaagtattaaaacttatacttgaaacgagtattaaataaccaaagatatacttatatgaaagtactatctttatttgaataatcgaaaataagtttgattattgacaccttattctttaataaaataaagaatatacctcgacaaataatcggagtcatagatcctcaaatgaatattcaaataatattcattaaataatataaactgagtcataagccttcgaatgaatatttaagtaat
This sequence is a window from Apium graveolens cultivar Ventura chromosome 9, ASM990537v1, whole genome shotgun sequence. Protein-coding genes within it:
- the LOC141687439 gene encoding uncharacterized protein LOC141687439, whose translation is MEGDEEHIVNWLVYGVILWSSLFLLTRKIFHKRSFDFCNRIVSTLHACLAVTLSVLSVQDWRCPVCPLASQPTPLQAQTLAISVAYLIYDLICCLFDNQIKLDNSVHHLVSIVGLGGGLAYKMCGSEMVVAIALTEMSSPFLHMRELLKELGHKDSDLNLAADILFAVIFSLARMGGGPYLTYVTLTADIPILLKTMALGLQLVSAFWFYKIARMVNYKLTKRTSKQVPLK
- the LOC141687438 gene encoding BEL1-like homeodomain protein 11 codes for the protein MDRQDSPPTSNTLHQFLNPDSISNQTQTENQHLDAFGADLIGNAYHHSMRPLPNIQTLGKRMSRSVDLLQVPPLANESEINYTRQLPNLFDQTPNESSAHTQKLSLSLGSLMLLPPAQYRQRPSTSDIMSPTYSCNPAMDHGSNVYSISDSSFASSLPSHHQISSNFYGTESYMIAVGESKYLKPTQSLLEEAISVGGKLVQVSNEEYIKKLSPTDKKGSLGVSSELRSDLLNNVLSSQKPQLEAKLSKLISLLKEVESTFEQYYHHMEEVVSSFEVIAGLGSGESYTALALQAMSRHFCSLKDAIIYQICVIRRKHMPKLNMGLSQLSLNDQENRVSLQQLGMIQSRRQTWRPIRGLPENSVTILRSWLFEHFLHPYPNDSEKLVLASHTGLSKNQISNWFINARVRLWKPMIEEMYKEEFEDDPINPVQENNSSSNEKGTDDVEESSI